The Acidimicrobiia bacterium sequence AGCCCGGCGATGTCGACCTGCTGATGGGCTACGACTCGTTCACGATCACGGCGCTGCTCCACCTGGAGGACCTCGGGTTCTGCGCGAAGGGGGAGGGCGGTCCGTTCGCTGCGGACGGGAAGCTCGGGCCCGGTGGCGCGCTGCCGATGAACACGAACGGCGGCGGGCTGTCGTACACGCACCCGGGCATGTACGGGATGTTCCTCATCGTCGAGGCGGTGCGGCAGCTGCGCGGCGAGTGCGGCGACCGTCAGCTCGACGACCCGCACATCGCGGTCGCGCACGGTTCCGGCGGCGTGCTCTCGACGATGGGCACGCTCGTCCTCGGCACGGATGCGACACGGTGACGCAGCGCGCCGTCCCACCGGTGTCGGAGGTTGCCGCGCCGTTCTGGGACGCGACGCGCGAGCGCACGCTGGTCCTGCAGTGGTGCACGCGATGCGAGCAACCCGTGCACTATCCGCGGGAGGCGTGCCCGCGCTGCCTCGGGACGAGCTTCGAGTGGTGGCCCGCGTCGGGTGCTGCGACCGTGCACGCGGTCAGCGTGCAGCACCGTCCCGGACCGGGCCGCGACGCCGCCGACGGTCCGTACGCGGTCGCGCTCGTCGACCTGCCCGAGGGCGTCCGCATGATGACGAACGTCGTGGGTTGCGCCCCCGGCGCGGTGACGGTCGGCATGGCGGTGCGCGTCGCGTGGGAGCCGCTGCCGGACGGCCGTCACCTTCCCGTGTTCGCTCCGGAGCCCTGACCGCGAGGAGAGGGGACGCGATGCCCGTCCAGCTCGACGACCTGCGCGAAGCGACGCGGGACGGCATGGCGCTCGCATACTGGGCCGCGCGCCAACCCGACGTGCCGGCGATCGTCTCGCCGCACGGGGATCGCACGTTCGCCGCGCTCAACGCGCGGGCGAACGCGCTCGCCCGGGCACTGCGGTCGCGCGGCCTCGTCCCCGGCGACGCGATCGCGTTGCTCGTCGGGAACCGGCCCGAGTTCGCGGAGGTCGTCGCGGCCGCGCAGCGCGCCGGCCTGCGGTTCACGCCGGTGAACTGGCACCTCACGGGCGACGAGGCGGGCTACGTCGTCGACGACTGCGACGCCAAGGCGTTCGTCGCCGACGCGCGCTACGCGAGCAGCGCGGCCCGGGCCGCGGACTGCGCGCCGGGTGCGCGCGTGCGACTCGCGGTCGGCGGCGCGATCGACGGCTTCGAACGCTGCGACGACGTGGTCGCCGGGTACGACGACTCGGATCTCGACGACCCCGTCGTCGGCTCGTCGATGCTCTACACGTCGGGCACGACCGGGCGCCCGAAGGGTGTTCGCCGCAAGGCGACGCCCTCGGCCGTCGGCAATCTGTTCCGGTACCGGGCCGGCGAGGACGTGCACCTGTGCACCGGCCCGCTGTACCACGCGGCACCGCTCGCCTTCTCGCTCGTGTCGCCGTTGCACGCGGGCGTCGGCGTCGTCGTGATGGACGGGTGGGACGCGCGCGAGACGCTCGCTCTCGTGGCGCGCCACCGCGTGACGCACTCGCACATGGTCCCGACGATGTTCCACCGACTGCTCGCGCTGCCCGACGACGTGCGCGCGGGTGCAGACGTCTCGTCGCTGCGCCTCGTGCTGCACGGCGCTGCGCCGTGTCCCGTGCACGTCAAGCAGGCGATCATCGACTGGTGGGGGCCCGTCCTGCTCGAGTACTACGCGGCGACGGAGGGCCTCGGCACGTTCGTGACGAGCGAGGAGTGGCTCACCCGCCCCGGGACCGTGGGCAAGCCGTTCGTGCCGGGCAGCATCCGCGTGCTCGACGAGCACGGCGACGACGTGCCGCCCGGCGTCGTGGGAACCGTGTACCTGAAGTCGCTGCCCGGCGCGCGCTTCGAGTACCACCACGACCCCGTCAAGACGGAGTCCGCGTACCGCGGCGACTTCTTCACGCTCGGCGACGTCGGCCGTCTCGACGAGGACGGCTACCTCTACCTGACCGACCGCAGCAGCGAGCTGATCATCTCGGGCGGCGTGAACATCTACCCGGCCGAGGTCGAGGCGGAGCTGCTCGCGCACCCCGCCGTCGCGGACGCGGCCGTCATCGGCGTGCCCGACGAGGACCTCGGCGAGACGGTGATGGCCGTGGTCGAGGTGCGGGACGGCGTCGAGACGTCCGACGCGCTCGCCGAGGAGCTCGTCGCGTTCTGTCGCGACCGCATCGCGCACTACAAGTGCCCGCGCACGGTCGACTTCGTCGACGCGCTCCCGCGTCACGACAACGGCAAGCTGTACCGGCGGCTCCTGCGCGACCGTTACCGCGCGGCAGCGGTGGACGCGGGAGGGTCGTCGTGAGCGGCATCTGCGAGGGGCGCGTCGCGGTCGTCACGGGCGCAGGACGTGGCATCGGACGCGGTCACGCCCTCGAGCTCGCACGTCAGGGCGCGCGCGTCGTGGTCAACGACCTCGGCGCGAAGGT is a genomic window containing:
- a CDS encoding AMP-binding protein, which gives rise to MPVQLDDLREATRDGMALAYWAARQPDVPAIVSPHGDRTFAALNARANALARALRSRGLVPGDAIALLVGNRPEFAEVVAAAQRAGLRFTPVNWHLTGDEAGYVVDDCDAKAFVADARYASSAARAADCAPGARVRLAVGGAIDGFERCDDVVAGYDDSDLDDPVVGSSMLYTSGTTGRPKGVRRKATPSAVGNLFRYRAGEDVHLCTGPLYHAAPLAFSLVSPLHAGVGVVVMDGWDARETLALVARHRVTHSHMVPTMFHRLLALPDDVRAGADVSSLRLVLHGAAPCPVHVKQAIIDWWGPVLLEYYAATEGLGTFVTSEEWLTRPGTVGKPFVPGSIRVLDEHGDDVPPGVVGTVYLKSLPGARFEYHHDPVKTESAYRGDFFTLGDVGRLDEDGYLYLTDRSSELIISGGVNIYPAEVEAELLAHPAVADAAVIGVPDEDLGETVMAVVEVRDGVETSDALAEELVAFCRDRIAHYKCPRTVDFVDALPRHDNGKLYRRLLRDRYRAAAVDAGGSS
- a CDS encoding OB-fold domain-containing protein, with product MTQRAVPPVSEVAAPFWDATRERTLVLQWCTRCEQPVHYPREACPRCLGTSFEWWPASGAATVHAVSVQHRPGPGRDAADGPYAVALVDLPEGVRMMTNVVGCAPGAVTVGMAVRVAWEPLPDGRHLPVFAPEP